A segment of the Rattus rattus isolate New Zealand chromosome 4, Rrattus_CSIRO_v1, whole genome shotgun sequence genome:
GACATAAAGCATGGGAGTCAAACAGCTCTCGCCACTGACCCAGATTCAAATAGTTGCTCTGCCCGCCCTGCAGCACGATGGGCACGGCCAAGTCACCTGACCTCTCCATTTCCTTCAAAAGCATTAGTATGTCACTTAGCAGAGTATGACACAATATAAATGCTCGTCCCCTCTGATACCCCCCTGGTCCCCCAGCACAGCTTCAACCTTAGACCTTGCATCTCTgctgtacacacgcacacacacgcacacacacacacacacacacacacaaagatacatactAGACATAATTAGAACTAACTGACATATCAAGGGCTGAAGATGTAGCAGCTCAGTTGGCTGAGTGCTTACCTACCATGCACaagggtttagtccccagcaccacagaaactggCACTTGTCTGTGATCCAGTAGAGGACGAGGTGCAAGGGCAGTGTCAGCTATgctgtcagttcaaggccagcctggggtacataagaccctgtcacaaacatcatttaaaatgttGAGTACACGAGCAAGAACTGAGGCAGACAGCTCACTCCACAAATGAACAGAGCCAAGCAAGAAAAGGCCAGAGCTGTCGCTCTGAACATACAGAGCTGCTGCCCTGAACACACGACAactgctacacagagagacagagaggaaaagcacagGGCCCCTACCCACATCTTCCATGGTCATCAACTGAATGGTAGGAGGGCAGTGCCAGCAAAGAACCAAAACAATTGAAATCAGAGAGATATATTTACAGTGTGATGTGTGATCTGAGAGCTAACAGTAGATTTGAATAAAGGAACATATTTGCCTCAAACAGGTATTGTAAAAGTATCTCTTATTCACCCGGTGTAATTGTCGTCTCCCATCTGTCGGCTAACCTGGGCCCagtcctggaaacttctagcctctgtacaatcttatctaagCCTAGAATGGTTTCAGCCTCTAAGAactactgctgaataagctcaccctttctaagctccggctggctggttcaactcggCTGTTCTGGCTTGAAACTcttcttcaagctgactgattcaatctggcttctctctcagcctctgactgaattgctctgcttggcctcaaactaatccTGGCAATCCGTTCTAATCTTTTGGCCGTTTCTtgttctctgactcattctgtctttccctgtgtctACCTTGTTTTCTCTTCGACCTGTCTCTacaaaactctcctggtaaaactgcctccgtctccctctctgtgctgttATCTCTTCAGTCGCCTCTCTATTCTCTCTGTTCTGGCgggagttgggcatatcctattctgtcaacgCTTCCTCTAATTCATCACTTTGTttgtcactcaattagacatcactttcaaacatgggtgcctCCTTCCACAAACtaaccttcattgtttgggaataaaggtgtgtgctaagggcggAGCCACCCTACAACTAAGAAAGATCCCCCCCCCCCGTAAGTAACACAATCTcaggggttcacagtgtgatcaaatatcctgtaacaagCTACCAACAAAACTAATGTAACTGGTAGTTTTATTGTTATTCAATAAACTTCTACTGTGAGAGGACAAGAATGTGTCCCGGTCTGTTTCTGACACAATGCTCACACTACAGACACGTTTAAAGCATTATTTGAAATATGGGGCCTTCTGAAAGCACTTAAGATTGGAGAGGACTTCACTCCAATACCACACCCTCGCATACGCACTAGCTTGAAAGAAAAACCGCACTAGTGGGTGTGAATGAGAACTCCGGGAAGGGCGAGTGAACCGGGGCTGCAGTACATGGCAGAGACTGAACTATCCACTGCCAATCTACATTATCTTTAGCCCTCTGAACAGCCATTTGCTATTTTTCAATTACACGAGCGCTCTCTTTACACTCGCGTACGGTTCTTCCTACTTTCACTTAAGCATGGCTCAAGGCCTTTTCCAGAATAATCAAGGGCCGCGTGGCACAGCCTTTACTCCCGGAGTCAGGACCCTCGCCCCTCCTGCAGCAAGGCAGTTCTCCTCCGCAATCTCTCCTATGTTCATGTTCCCCGGCACCCAACAGTCACCACAGCCGGCCCCGATGTGCACCTCCAGCGTGAAGAACAGACAGCCCCACGAGCTTTTCTCTCCTCCACAACTCACGAGTCGCAGAAACTCTTTTGGTGTGTCACTTCCGCTCTGCCCCGAAGCTCCTGGCAATGTAGGAAGAAGATGGGCGGAAGTGGTCCGGTGCGCTTTGCTTCCGACTCCAGACGACTGTATGAGGTTTCTGGGCGCTGTAAGGTTGTCCGTAGAACCCTCTCGCGGTCAGAGGGGGCCAAGGAGTGAGGTGCATGCCCCACCTCCCcattccaccccctccccaggagCCCTAGTCCGTGTGCTGAGGAGAGACTGGCGGGAGAGTAGGGCGTTCTCTGCGGAGAGCCCCGCGCTTCACTTCCGGTGGTGTATAGACACTCTTTTGGAACCCGCAGGCATGCCGGCACCTGTGAATGAGACATTTTTGTTACCGCAGCAGCGGTGCTGAGCGAAGTGGGTAAGTGCGGAGTAACGGCTTTTATCCTTTTATTCCTACACTCAAACGCCTGCTGCGCCTCACGTTAGTGCAACTTTATTTCTTGGGATACTCATGGGCTGGAGATGGTGTTTCTAGCACTTCTAAATACGATTGTGAAGTTAGCAAGATTTGGCATCTGTAAAAAACTGTGAAGTATGGAAGTTTGTTGTACTTATTGTCTTAAGTAAAGTAGGTGTCCGGGATAAAGGGAGCTCGGTGCCTATCTAGAGCACTAGACCGGGAGATGGGAATGTTCCTCccctgcaggaaaaaaaaaaaaaaaaaaaaaaaacttttaagaaaatgGGTAAAGTAAGTAGAGCGCTGCGGTGGTTTGTTGCGTGGGTAGGATCTCAACACTTCTATGGTCGGACTTTTATTTAGAGGATGCTATTCTACGCTTTTCGTTGTAAATCTACTGTAAGGATGAACAAGTATGGTGAGAAAGATAGGGTAAAGTGAACTAATTCCTCTCTCTTTTAGgagctttgaaaaaattaaatagtgCTCCCTAGAAGCATCAAGAAGAAGAATGGTGAGTATTGTAGAATTATTCTGAGTGGATGATTGGCTGTTTGTTTTTATCcccattggattccctggagctggacacaagcagatgtgggtgctgggaactgaacaggtccttctgcaaaagcaacaaatcCTGGTAACTGCTAAACCCTCCCAGCAGCCCATGCTTGGTTTTAAATTAtgatggttttttgttgttgttgttgttgttgtttttgtaggAAGTCAGACAGGATACGGagtatgtagctcagtggcagagtgcatTCCTAGAatgagggagggggggaagggagggctgGAAGACTGAGAGACACTGTATGTCCCACTGAGAGAGAACAGAGTAGAGTGAACGCGTGGGCGTGATCATTACAACGATATCCTGCTGCTGTGTGGGCACAGGTCTActgtcccagcattcaggaggccaaCTCGCGCCCAGTCAGGTCTATAGGAGCTCCAGTCAGGCCATCCATGTCTACACAGATCCAGaatcaaaaaacacaaaaaggaatAAACAGGTGTTTAGTGTGCCCTTCCCTGCAGGTGTGAGCAGCACAGGTAGAACCTGAGGTAGAATAGCATCGAGTGTAGCTCCCGTGTCTCCACTGAAGCACCCCCACTCACCTCCAACATGGCACACTCACTGCGGGTTTCCGGGTTACTGATGTAAGAAGAGAGGCGAGCGAGGCTGGGGCAGGCAGATTGCTGTCACCGTGAGACCAACCCTGGCTTCTAGCAAGATTTGACTCAAAAAAAGGGAAGCCTCCAAATAGTTTTCTTCATCTCTGAAATAAGATATGGATAAAAGTAAAGGTCCCAAGCATCAGATACCACAAGAAATGAAGAGGCCATCAAGAAAGCATTGTGGCTTGGGAATGCCAACAACCTTTGGTTTGCTGTCTTTAGTAAATGATGTAAATGCTTTTTTTAACCCTGTTTCTTAAAATCAAGATACCCAAAGGAAATAGTCAAaactgttctgaaaaaaaaaaaaaaaacaacttattaacatttttttcagttaagTATTAGTAATGTTGAGACATAAAAATCAGTAATTAGATGTAaccattgtttttaattcatggaaaaaatctaaataaaattaattatttctacTACAGTGTTTGCATGCAAAATTTaacctcttttcatttctataagTCTTCAAGAGATGTTTTTCCTGCTATCAAATTAATTTGGAGAAATAAGTGTGACTTATCTATCAGAGCTGCCTTATGTGAATGAGTCATCTTTAATGTCTGGAGTCAGATTGCCAACTTGAATATCCAGTCAAAGAAATAATACAGAACCTATAGTTACTGGAGGAAATATGATTCCTTTTCACATTCTCCATCTTTCAGTCTGTGACACTGCATACAGATGTGGGAGATATCAAGATAGAAGTCTTCTGTGAGAGAACACCCAAAACGTGTGAGGTGAGTGTCACTGCACATCAAAATTCAACTAATGAGGGggtgcacactttaatcccagcacgcagggaGCAGAGTCcagtgcatctctgagtttgaggtctgtatagtgagttctaggccaggcagaGCTACAGAGTAtccttaaaacaaacagaaacaacataaaCACCCTAATATAATAGGATGTTAGGGCACTTTTTAAAGTGACAGTTCTTTCTTTATCCCAACTATTTCCCAAATAAATGAGgcagaaaagatttatttaaccAAGCTTTATGGcacaatagctgagcagtattaatctattttaatcctaatctggctacctcctaGCCAAAATCCCCAATACACTTTTATCTTAGTAGTGGTCTGGATCTCTGCTCCAGGTGTGTTCCCATGGTGTCTTCTCGGCCCTTTTCTCATACTGaatcttctcttctctgtctctcctgctccCCTGGGTGGGATCAAAAGTCCAACCCtattctctcctctgctcagccattggctgaccagcttttattgacaaaGTAGAGAACAAATGGGGatcagtgtttatttatttttttttaaaactgctcctctccagccccatcttgaacttcttatcgatgtttttatttcatgtatatgattacactgtactcagacacaccagaagagggcatcagatcccattacagatggttgtgagccaccatgtggttgctgggaattgaactcaggacctccggaagagcagtcagtgtcttaaccactgagccatctctccagcctgggatcAGTGTTTATATACCATTGAGACCAGAGATTCTTggaataagcattacaatgccataTTAAGATTGTAACCAGATATAGGGGCagagaaaccagcatttgaataataacaaggataatctttacacagtgcacagtaACATTTTGCCTACAACAGGATAATCACTTTGAAACTGAATTATcaagcctaaaaaaaaaataagaaaactttcTGTGAACCACTATCAAAAGAAGCTTGCCATAATTTCAGGTATAACTCCTACTTTTCCTGATGTCAGAGttaaataagagaaagaaggatgggacTAGGGAGATAATTCAGCAGAggagagtgcttgctgtgtgagcataAAGACCAGAACCCGTAGAGAATGCTGGGTGTGGTCACACTGGCGAGTAAACCCGTGCAGGGGATGGGGCAAAGACTAGAGGACTACAGGGGCTTCCTGGACAGTAGccagttccaggttcagtgagagaccctgtctcagagggaaAAGGCTGAGGGCAATAGCTTAGGATTTGCAACCTTCCCCAGCTTCTGCTTCTGCACAAAGGCTCATGTCCCTGCACACATGCGTGTACATAccacatgtgcaccacacataCAAAGTGGATATAAATAAGTAGGTGCTTTTCCCGTAACCATCAAGCATCcagtatcttttttcttcttttgcctcaTTTGTTTTCAGGAAATTAAGATATAGGAGAATTGTTTTGTGACTGCTTAGTCTGTTGAAATGATAAGGATAAAAGGAAGataagtcaggggttggggatttagctcagtggtagagcgcttgcctagcaagcgcaaggccctgggttcggtccccagctccaaaagaaaagaaaaaaaaaaaaaaaaaagaataaattttaaaaaaaggaagataagTCAGCTGTTTCTCATTCTTGCAATTATTGGTTAAAAGACTGTCCAGCCATGTCTAGGGAACAGTGATGAGCAAGGGACAGTCAgtgccctccctcctccactccaGCTGGGAGTGAACATAAGAGCAGCAAGTTAAGTGACTGCAAAAGAGTGCCACGCCCTAAGCTGCAGGGTGCAGGGTAGAGTATGCAGGGCTCCTGGGACCTGCTGAGATGGAATATCTTATTCCAAGGGCTGATGTCTAGAAGTCATGGTTAAATACGCTAAATAGCGTCTTCAGTGACCACGACTGGAGCTTTAGCTCAAGTAGGTTTCTGCCCAAACTGTTTCTCAATCaccatttttattctcttcagaATTTCTTGGCTCTGTGTGCCAGTAATTACTACAATGGCTGTGTGTTCCATAGAAATATCAAGGGCTTCATGGTTCAAACAGGAGATCCAACAGGTAAGTTTTCCCATTAACTGAAAATTGGCTGTATCACATGAAAATGATgtgtaaaataattgaaaaaaaaaaaagctttataaCAGGGGTACTTTGGCAATAGCAGAAAAGTTtagagttttgtttctttaaagatatatttactttggggtgttttgcctgcgtgagTGCAAGGGCCCTGCATACATACCTGGTGACTCCTGAGCCAACATTtgcattctgggaactgaactgaacccaggtcccttgtAAAAGCaaagtgttctttttttattacagcatttctcccttcccttccatccctccaaaccctcctgtGTACCCACCTGTCTGTGGTCTCCCTCAAACTCATGGGGTCAAACTCACCCAAATTTGCCTCAGACTCAACAATCCTGCCTCTTTCTACcttatgggtgttgggaatgcaGTCATGCATGCACCATAATACATTAAGAAACTAATGTACTTGCTTTTGGTCCAGCCAGCAGCAAGATATGTTTTTAGAAGGAGGAGGTATTAACCCATGGCTATAAAATATGAGCAGTATTAATGAGGGTTTTCTCCCTGTCATGAGGATGCTAGAAGCCAGCTGGTGTACAGCGTTGTCCTTGGAAGACCGAGACACAACTCACTGGTAGACACTTGAATAGCATACATCAAGTTTTGTGTTCAAACTTCTAAACACGTTCTCTCTTTCCTAGACGCACACACGTAAAGAGTTCAGCTAGGGCTGGAAATTAACTCTGTGGTAGTGCACTTTCCTAGCATGTGTACTGCCCTGGCTTGGATCCCCAccaccatataaataaatatatactatgcTATAAAGCACTCCTCCTGTTTTAGAAATGGAGTCCCCATTGAAATCTAGTTAGACGCCTctggtttgtttgtcttgttaTATAGGTactggaagaggaggcagcagtATCTGGGGCAAGAAGTTTGAGGATGAATACAGTGAATATCTGAAGGTATGGAATGTCTGACTCCACTCACACTGGGAACTTTGTATCTGACGGAACACATTGATGTCATTAAGAGCTGTGTGTGGTggacacaccttcaatcccaacacGTGGGAGGCAGCggaagtgttgtggtttgccctggagttatctgtattttgatgctaattccactgcccccaggacagctgcctagtcctgtactcaggactcaggtgacttcaccagaacctcctcCCCAgttaaattgtaaaatacaggtgaggacaGGAACAGAATAGAAGGAGGCctctcattggatgagaagaaaggatgcgTGGGAGaagagtctgaaggaagaggaggagactgaaacggaaaagagaagagacaggagggagagggagagaagccatggcaggtgacccTAAGATtccctctgtgtatttacagttgttattaatgttcttagggggtggatggtactgggctttgtatgtttaggtgggcaattatatcttataaattgggtcaaaagttattgtgttgtgtgttctttcatgtgtagatttaagtgtaatggagtgtggggtggccggtttgggccgccacagagttgggatgtgtgtttctgcctcgggaactagataggtagattgctgccaggctcagagggaggcttcggcagtgtgataggggatggagcagagaaggTGAGACgcttttgctgactgagaattaagatatccagcagatatcttggggcactgcagtgccgatcctagtggggataaaagacagtgatgctttttttattttttatattttacaacaaccaCAGATGAGTGGGttcgaggccagtttggtctacttagtgagttccaggccagccaaggctagcTCAACAAACAAATGGTTATGAAATGAATATACTCTTTGTAGAGTTTGCACACTCGGTAAGTGATGTCAGAGTGGAAATAATTGGCAGTTCTAGCCTGGCATAGGCTCTGGAGTCATGCATCTCTGCATTGGGATAAAATTGGGGCCTTGGGTCCAACTTCAAGTATTTAGCAAGACATATAGGAAAGGGGCTTACCATCTAACCACAAAGTCTGAGTTACTGACCTTTTGAAGATCTATGTGGCctttgctggcctcaaactcatggtggcctgcctgcttcagcctatgagcgctgagattaaaggggtgcactAGCATGCCTGTGATAAGGGAAGAAGTGacttcttggttgatttttttgaaggcttatttttacaatttttcattatctgtaggtgtgtgtttcagagtgtgtgtatgtgctcgtGAGTGCAGATGCCTCAGAGACATGGAGTTAagaagagctggagttacagctagTTGTGAGCTGGAtggtatgggtgctaggaacctaaCTTGGGTCCTGGGAGAGCATTACTGATcatgagccatatccccagcccagTCTCCAACTTTTCTACTTCTCTATTAGACATTTGGATACCCTGTGTTGTCTTTACTTAATACTTGTGTTAGCTTCCAATGAGAAGGACTTATAAAGAatctgctgggctggagagatggctcagtggttaagagcactgactgctcttccagaggtcctgagttcaattcccagcaaccacatggtggctcgcaaccaactgtaatgggatctgatgccctcttctagtgtgtctgaagacagctacagtgtactcatatgcacacaataaataaatatatcttttttaaaaaaaaaaaagaatctgctactagggagctggagagatggctcagtggttaggagcactgactcctcttccataggccctgagttcaattcccagcaaccacaccatctgtaatgggatcctcctcttatggtgtgtctgaagacagttacagtgtactcacatacataaaataagtaaaccttaaaaaggatgaggaagaggaggaaaagaagaagaaaaagaagaagaaaaaggaagaatcggttactagggctggagagatgtctcagtggctgagggcactgactgctcttccagaggacccaggttcaattcccagcactcacctggctcctcacaaacatctgtaactccagttccagaggacctagctCCCTGTTTTGGCTTCTGCAGTTAGTACACACTGCTGACACACACGTAACACACACaaactgtaaaaattaaaagtaaaacacatttttaaaaaaatccatccttatttttattattgttttttcaaaacagggtttttgccctagaacttgctctgtagaccagatctCTTGAACttagcgatcctcctgcctctgcctcacgagtactgggattaaaggtgcatgccactaAACCTGGCTAAGTAAATActttgtattaaaaaaacaaaaaacaaaaaacaaaaaacaaaaaaaacccagcaccAGTTCTGGTGACCTGTGTTGATAAGCAAATGCTGAAGAAGATAAGGTAGGAGGATTACtgatttgaggccagtctaagctatatctttttttttttttaatttattttatgtatatgaataccagaagagggcatcaattccattacagatggctgtgagccaccatgtggttgctgggaattgaactcaagacctctggaagagcagtcagtgctcttaactgcagagccatctctccagctcccctaaGCTATATCTTTTTCCTGACCTGGGAACATAGCTCGGAGGATAGAATGCTTGGCTGGCAGGTAGAAGGCTTTGGACTCAGTCCCCAGAAATACATGAACAAGACATGGTGAtgacacctataatctcagcatcaCAGAAGTAGAGAGAGGCTGGAAGGTCAGAGGTCTAAGGTCAGTCTCAGCTGCACaatgaatttgaagctagcctgggctacatgaggttctgtcagaaaacaaacaaaagccattgTCCTATACACCAGAGTTTATGGGTATTCAAGGTTCACCATCTATGCATGCCAGAGGAGCTCTTGTACATAGACTCCAAGAGACACCTGCCCACTCACTATCCAGTGAAAACATTATAGCATATCAGTAGTGGAAAAGCATGCTGTGGTCTGTACTGTGTGACTcaggtgatcttgaactcctcCTATCTCAGCTCACCAGGTGCTAAGGTtctaggcatgagccaccacacgtGAGCAGGAGTCGTCTGTCACTGAGGTAATGCTGTCTTGTTTGGATGTAGCAGCACCTCCCTAGCTTTTCTAGCTGGTGTCGCCTGACCAACAGACAATGCCAGTTTAATCCGCAGTTATGTTTGCTACTGTTGGCTACGTCTCTGTGTCATAGCTTCATTTATTTCAGTGAGATGCTTTCAATTCTTATACCAGGCCTTGTAAATTAGTAGTATTGATAATATTAGAACTAGGTGAGACCTCAGGTCAACCAGTCCTGGGCTAATAAATGGATCGATAAgagcactgggggttggggatttagctcagtggtagagcgcttgcctagcaagtgcaaggccctaggttcggtcctcagctccggaaaaaacaaaaacaaaaacaaaaacaaacaaacaaacaaacaaacaaaaaaaaaccaacagtggctactcttccagaggtcctgagttcaattcccagcaaccacatggtagctcacaatcatctgtaatgaaatctgatgccctcttctggtgtgtctgaagacagctacagtgtgctaatgtacataaaataaatgaatatttgaaaaaagcaaaagaaaagaaatccttgGGCAGGATAGATACACTGTTGAACCTGCTAGACTCCATCTCTGCTCAGGTGCTAGTTTGCGACCTGTTCAACTcttgtgagcatctgcatcttgAACAGAACCTGAAGTAGTCCCACCTCCCTGGTTTTACAGATCAAGAAGCGAGCCTAGTGTCCAGTGTTTGAGAAGAGATTTGGAGGATTTGGGTTTGAAGCCTGGTGGATTTTCATTGTATTGCATGTTCCTTAGTATAAATGTAAGGAATGTTTCTGCTGCACACAGATAGAAAGAAAAGTGCTTGTGACTGCTTCTCCAACGTGAAAATGAAATGGATTGGAGGATATGATAATTATATAAGCAAATTATATGCCGGGTTTTAGTGATACAGATAATATAGAACCTGCCCATTTGGATTAATATTAATACAGAAGCTAGCTAAGACATTTCTTAGTCTCCTGAATATTGAGAAAGCAGTGTTTCAGTTTGCCTTTGGAATTTGCAGTTAACAGCACAGTTAAATTAACGCCTTGGTATTTCCTTTTTAGCACAATGTTCGAGGTGTTGTATCTATGGCTAATAATGGCCCAAACACCAACGGATCTCAGTTCTTCATCACCTATGGCAAGCAGCCACACTTGGACATGAAATATACAGTGTTCGGAAAGTGAGTATTGTAGTCATCTCCTTCTTTGGCGTATCAGTGTACATGCATGGTGTGATCCCAGCATAGCTAATACTGGAAAGACCAGTTCCACAACTAAAAGTACCTGGACTTTAGGTCCCAGTCATCAGCTGTCAGCTCTCTGACGCAGAGGAAGTTATATACTACctgagcctgcctgcctgcctgcctgcctgcctgcctgcctgccctgcctccctccctccctccctccctccctctctctctctctctctttctttctttctttgtctttccatctcctcctcctcctcttcttcctcttcttcctcctcttcctccttttcctcctcctcctccttctcctcctcctcctcttttttaaagagttaaaaagaTCTGGATGCCGCCACACCTTGCCTGTCGGCAGAGTAGGTGATGTTTTTCAGCTGTGTGGGTTGTGCCTTCGGGGAAGCGTGTCTGATCTGATCCTAGGGAGCTGCTTGGTAGTTCTTGCTGAACTGTGTATTATAAACACTCAACCTTAAAGCTGCTTTTATAATTCATTAGGAGGTGGAATTTCTTCATTTAACATGTGTCTGTCATGCTCAGTGATAAAATACATGACTCTAGCGTACCAGAAcgtatttgtttggttttaaaacaATGTAGTCTACCAGACTTTGCTCCCACTCATGGTCCTCCTTGCTCAGCCTTCCCTGTTCTGAAATGAACAGGTAGGAGTCaccttgcttggctagagttttattgagtagtttGGCTGTTTACTTGTGTTCCAAATACCCATGTCTAGCTTAGCATATAATTAATGCAGCAACTGGAACCCCAGACTGAAGGCATCTCATCATCTCTGTGTCTGCGTGCCAATAACCTGAAACTAAGGTCAGCCTTAGGCTTGTGGATTACTTCGTTCTTAGAGTTTTTTCTCTCAATTTTATTTGTACGATGTTTGAATTTATgctcaccatgtgtgtgcctggtgcctgcggaggtcagaagaaggtttTGGGTCTCTTAGAATTGAAGCTGTGAGCGGCCATGCggtgctgagaaccaagcccaggtcctctgtaagagcagccagtgcccttaaccagtgagcctctctctagcccctaaactACTTGAAGTTGTATTTGTACACATATTTTTTCTGGAAAGAAGACATGTAAGTTTTCTGTTGGTTTCCTAAGGACCTCATTTTCTAGATTCCTGACCCTACAAGTCTATTTTC
Coding sequences within it:
- the Ppil3 gene encoding peptidyl-prolyl cis-trans isomerase-like 3; this encodes MNKYGEKDRSVTLHTDVGDIKIEVFCERTPKTCENFLALCASNYYNGCVFHRNIKGFMVQTGDPTGTGRGGSSIWGKKFEDEYSEYLKHNVRGVVSMANNGPNTNGSQFFITYGKQPHLDMKYTVFGKVIDGLETLDELEKLPVNEKTYRPLNDVHIKDITIHANPFAQ